A genomic stretch from Flavobacteriales bacterium includes:
- a CDS encoding P-loop NTPase: MNLNKQSVAEVLQKVKSPAGNVSIAESGELKNIQVFGKEVDIDLEVKSPALNIRKKLESDINTVLFEAFGDVKIRVNIAAKPIQQGPQGPPTMSKVKNIIAIASGKGGVGKSTVTANLAVGLAKLGYKVGLVDADIYGPSMPLMFDIVHEKPKVQVIDGKQYMMPVESYGVKVMSIGFFADPRQPIVWRGAMATKALKQMFGDVWWDELDYLLLDLPPGTGDVHLTLVQSVPVTGAVVVSTPQEVALADARKGVAMFQLDSINVPVIGLVENMAWFTPAELPENKYYIFGKDGVKGLSEQLNIPLLGQIPLVQSVREAGDVGRPALLQETTEVAEIFKHLATAVTQQVENRNQKLEPTKKVEITTR; the protein is encoded by the coding sequence ATGAATCTAAATAAGCAGAGCGTAGCCGAAGTGCTACAGAAGGTGAAATCGCCTGCGGGCAATGTGAGCATTGCCGAAAGTGGCGAATTGAAGAACATTCAGGTGTTCGGAAAGGAAGTGGATATTGATCTGGAGGTGAAAAGCCCTGCGCTCAACATCCGTAAGAAACTGGAAAGCGACATTAATACCGTGCTTTTCGAAGCGTTCGGAGATGTGAAGATCCGCGTGAATATCGCAGCCAAACCCATTCAGCAAGGACCGCAAGGCCCACCGACCATGAGCAAAGTGAAGAATATCATTGCCATTGCTTCGGGCAAAGGTGGCGTTGGTAAAAGCACCGTGACCGCCAACTTGGCCGTTGGGCTTGCCAAACTTGGCTACAAAGTAGGTTTGGTAGATGCCGACATCTACGGCCCGAGCATGCCACTGATGTTTGATATCGTTCACGAAAAGCCGAAGGTGCAGGTAATCGATGGCAAACAGTATATGATGCCTGTGGAAAGCTACGGTGTGAAAGTGATGAGCATCGGGTTCTTTGCCGACCCGCGCCAACCGATTGTTTGGCGAGGAGCAATGGCCACCAAAGCACTGAAACAGATGTTCGGTGATGTGTGGTGGGATGAACTCGACTACCTCCTACTCGACCTACCTCCAGGAACAGGCGATGTGCATCTTACGCTTGTTCAGTCCGTTCCAGTAACAGGTGCGGTTGTGGTGAGCACACCACAGGAAGTAGCTCTGGCCGATGCCCGAAAAGGCGTGGCCATGTTCCAACTCGACTCCATTAATGTTCCAGTAATTGGCTTGGTGGAGAACATGGCGTGGTTCACACCTGCCGAACTTCCTGAGAACAAGTACTACATCTTCGGAAAAGATGGTGTGAAAGGTTTGAGCGAACAATTGAACATTCCGTTGCTTGGACAGATTCCGCTGGTACAATCGGTTCGCGAAGCTGGAGATGTTGGCCGTCCAGCACTGTTGCAGGAGACCACCGAAGTCGCAGAGATCTTCAAGCATCTGGCGACAGCCGTAACGCAGCAAGTGGAAAACCGCAACCAGAAATTGGAACCAACTAAAAAGGTGGAAATAACCACCCGATAA
- the hemL gene encoding glutamate-1-semialdehyde 2,1-aminomutase gives MEMSTERSEQLFEKAKTLFPGGVNSPVRAFGSVGGTPRFITKGKGSRVWDADGNEYIDFCASWGPLILGHANEKVENAIIEAVKNGPSFGAPTVQENELADLILSNHRYVERIRFVSSGTEAVMSAIRLARGYTGRNKIIKFEGCYHGHVDSLLVKAGSGLVTFGESSSAGVPKSFVDETIVIALNDIEAVKAAFEEFKNEIAAVIIEPIPANNGLLLQDGKFLRALREICSDEDALLIFDEVISGFRVGFEGAAGLYDIKPDIITLGKIIGGGMPVGAFASSEKIMNSIAPLGPVYQAGTLSGNPVAMAAGRAALEQLLEPNFYATQEKKTKKLVSAVLEHVEEKEYKVKMFSVGSIYWIAFSDRPSIRSSAEIDPESMNIYRKFYHALLDNGFYIGPSGYEVGFVSAAHTDEDIAEAARIIKLALDKALG, from the coding sequence ATGGAGATGAGCACAGAACGATCAGAACAACTTTTTGAGAAAGCAAAAACACTTTTCCCCGGTGGGGTCAATAGTCCTGTAAGGGCATTCGGCAGTGTGGGTGGAACCCCGCGTTTCATCACCAAAGGAAAAGGTAGCAGAGTTTGGGATGCAGATGGAAACGAGTACATCGATTTCTGCGCTTCGTGGGGACCGCTGATCCTTGGCCACGCCAACGAGAAGGTGGAAAATGCCATCATCGAAGCGGTGAAAAATGGCCCGTCATTCGGTGCACCAACCGTGCAGGAAAATGAACTGGCCGATCTGATTCTCTCGAATCACAGATATGTTGAACGGATCCGTTTTGTGAGTTCAGGAACCGAAGCTGTGATGAGTGCCATCCGGTTGGCGCGCGGCTATACGGGAAGAAACAAGATCATCAAATTTGAAGGATGCTACCACGGCCATGTCGACTCACTTTTGGTGAAAGCAGGTTCTGGTCTGGTGACCTTCGGTGAATCGAGTTCTGCTGGCGTGCCAAAGAGTTTTGTGGATGAAACCATCGTCATTGCGCTGAACGATATTGAAGCGGTGAAAGCTGCTTTCGAGGAATTCAAGAATGAAATTGCGGCCGTTATCATTGAACCCATTCCTGCCAATAACGGATTGCTTTTGCAGGATGGAAAGTTTCTCCGCGCGTTGCGCGAAATCTGTTCGGACGAAGATGCGCTGCTCATTTTCGATGAGGTCATCAGCGGTTTCCGCGTGGGTTTTGAAGGTGCCGCAGGGCTTTACGACATCAAACCGGATATCATCACGCTTGGGAAGATCATCGGTGGCGGCATGCCTGTCGGGGCGTTTGCATCCAGCGAGAAGATCATGAATTCCATCGCACCGCTTGGTCCCGTTTATCAGGCGGGAACGCTGAGTGGAAACCCCGTGGCCATGGCTGCTGGTAGAGCTGCGTTGGAACAATTGCTCGAACCCAATTTCTACGCCACGCAGGAAAAGAAGACCAAAAAACTGGTTTCGGCCGTGCTGGAACATGTGGAGGAAAAGGAATACAAAGTGAAAATGTTCTCGGTCGGTTCCATCTATTGGATCGCATTTTCCGACCGTCCCAGCATCAGAAGTTCAGCAGAAATTGACCCAGAAAGCATGAACATTTACCGCAAATTCTACCACGCGCTTTTGGACAATGGCTTTTACATCGGCCCATCTGGCTACGAAGTAGGATTTGTAAGTGCGGCCCACACGGATGAGGACATTGCCGAGGCAGCACGCATCATAAAGCTGGCGCTGGACAAAGCACTCGGCTAA
- a CDS encoding response regulator, with protein sequence MHLQSASFQDLLIETMALSGHISLRKEHLWNHPSETVRLKKVYICEDHPLFRESLEQLVNMADDMELVGSNSAAADAISELKERTSDVVLLDLNLSKGDGFEVLEFVQANIPETRVIVLTSYNDRLLADKARRAGASAYMLKDTDGETLLESIRGLKDGKFVSNVVGDEANTDFDPDREFASILKLTRTEKKIVKELIGGASVADIAGHLFISENTVKNHKKNIYRKLQVSTQPELILLCQKHGLLD encoded by the coding sequence ATGCATTTGCAGAGCGCAAGTTTTCAAGACCTGCTTATCGAAACAATGGCCCTTTCGGGTCATATTTCCTTGCGAAAAGAGCATCTTTGGAACCATCCATCTGAAACAGTTCGGTTGAAAAAGGTTTACATCTGTGAGGATCATCCCCTGTTCCGAGAATCGCTGGAACAATTGGTAAACATGGCCGATGACATGGAACTTGTGGGTTCAAATTCGGCTGCCGCTGATGCCATCTCCGAACTCAAAGAACGGACTTCCGATGTTGTTCTTCTCGACCTGAATCTCTCCAAAGGAGATGGTTTTGAGGTGCTGGAATTCGTACAAGCGAACATTCCCGAAACCAGAGTGATCGTGCTCACCAGCTACAACGACAGACTCCTTGCCGATAAGGCTCGCAGAGCAGGTGCTTCGGCCTACATGCTAAAAGATACGGATGGCGAAACGCTGCTGGAATCGATCCGCGGTCTGAAGGATGGGAAGTTTGTCTCAAATGTTGTGGGAGACGAAGCCAACACGGATTTCGACCCAGACAGAGAATTTGCGTCCATTCTGAAACTCACCCGAACCGAGAAAAAGATCGTCAAAGAGCTGATCGGTGGAGCGTCCGTGGCCGACATCGCTGGTCATCTTTTCATTTCTGAGAACACCGTAAAGAACCACAAGAAGAACATTTACCGCAAGTTGCAGGTAAGCACACAGCCAGAGCTCATTCTATTGTGCCAGAAACATGGGTTGCTGGATTGA
- a CDS encoding mucoidy inhibitor MuiA family protein — protein sequence MKNPFVILLACVILAATARAQERTEVKVTSKIEKVTVYFKGAQIGRKGGFSATKGNKYLFRIEGIEPGIVLTSLQIKSPDGISINQIGNEVKYTALENHDSEIEAINKELEKLKFNLEDKNDQIALINVQRAMLDENRNISSTQSGMTVEAWKNGVAYYEEKTSELKLKQRKLEREALVIQTEIQSGMDRLGKITGTAKKQTIDLLVEATCEKTISNGNFLVSYIVPDATWKPKYDLKMKGLDRPLELDVKAEINQSTGSDWKDVDLILTSEDPFTSSEKPELIMWDPLKGYRPSAIRRSTVAPQTGTGKLFGYIKDGSSYEAIPFANVLLKDGDEVVTAVSTDFEGKYTMNDVPAGTNYTLYVSCVGFSPKEREYISVRADQSVQADVVMTANVQLEQVMITTEKSKLASRGRYAAVQSNDGQIGSIKGSRDGATNTYIDSVRIRGTYNAATIAQKTTRIQYEVKSTRSIPSDKEKHTVQLDALDIVASFKHYSAPVELNKAFLISKVVGWEEYNLLDGLVALHVDGTYIGESTLHAGRVADTLVLSLGTDTKVLVNRTKLKEFSKKTVLGGKKIQERSYKLSLKNTRSEAIKAIVQDQIPVSSDKEVEVELLESGNAKLNKETGVLEWEVEIPAGQTWETTFTFSVKYPNEMRVYID from the coding sequence ATGAAAAATCCATTTGTCATTTTACTTGCCTGTGTGATTTTGGCCGCCACGGCCAGGGCGCAAGAACGGACTGAGGTCAAGGTAACTTCCAAAATCGAAAAGGTGACGGTTTACTTTAAGGGGGCGCAGATCGGTAGGAAAGGCGGATTCAGCGCCACGAAGGGAAACAAATATCTTTTCAGAATTGAGGGAATTGAGCCAGGAATCGTGCTCACATCGCTCCAGATAAAGTCTCCTGATGGCATTTCCATCAATCAGATCGGTAACGAAGTGAAATATACGGCACTCGAAAACCACGATAGTGAGATAGAGGCCATCAACAAGGAGCTTGAAAAGCTGAAATTCAATTTGGAGGATAAGAACGACCAGATCGCATTGATAAATGTTCAGCGTGCCATGTTGGATGAGAACAGGAACATCAGTTCCACCCAATCTGGAATGACGGTTGAGGCTTGGAAAAACGGAGTCGCTTATTATGAAGAGAAGACCAGCGAGCTGAAGTTGAAACAACGGAAATTGGAACGCGAGGCATTGGTCATTCAAACCGAAATACAGAGCGGAATGGACCGACTGGGTAAGATAACCGGCACGGCAAAGAAGCAGACCATCGATCTTCTGGTTGAAGCGACCTGCGAGAAAACCATCAGCAACGGTAATTTTCTGGTGAGTTACATTGTGCCCGATGCCACCTGGAAACCCAAATATGATCTGAAAATGAAAGGGTTGGATCGCCCGTTGGAATTGGATGTGAAGGCAGAGATCAATCAGTCGACCGGGTCTGATTGGAAGGACGTGGACCTGATTCTCACATCCGAAGATCCATTCACGAGTTCCGAAAAACCGGAATTGATCATGTGGGATCCGTTGAAAGGGTACCGTCCATCGGCCATCAGAAGAAGTACGGTTGCCCCGCAAACGGGAACGGGAAAACTATTCGGTTACATTAAGGACGGTTCCAGCTATGAGGCCATCCCGTTTGCCAATGTGCTTCTAAAGGATGGGGACGAAGTGGTTACGGCAGTATCAACTGATTTTGAAGGAAAGTACACCATGAATGATGTACCAGCGGGAACCAATTATACATTATATGTCAGCTGTGTCGGTTTCTCTCCTAAAGAGCGTGAGTACATCTCGGTCAGAGCAGATCAATCCGTTCAGGCCGATGTGGTTATGACCGCAAATGTGCAGCTTGAGCAAGTTATGATCACAACGGAAAAATCTAAGTTGGCAAGTAGGGGTAGGTATGCTGCTGTTCAAAGTAATGATGGTCAAATCGGTTCAATAAAGGGTTCCCGTGATGGAGCAACAAACACCTACATCGATAGCGTGAGGATCAGAGGCACGTACAACGCAGCAACCATTGCTCAAAAGACCACTCGAATTCAGTATGAGGTGAAGTCAACACGTTCGATACCTTCTGACAAGGAAAAACACACCGTGCAATTGGACGCGCTGGATATTGTGGCCAGTTTCAAACACTACAGCGCTCCTGTTGAATTGAACAAGGCGTTCCTCATCAGCAAAGTGGTGGGATGGGAAGAATACAATCTGCTGGACGGGCTGGTAGCGTTGCATGTTGATGGCACATACATTGGCGAGTCAACGCTGCACGCGGGAAGAGTGGCCGACACGCTGGTGCTATCGCTTGGAACGGATACGAAGGTGCTGGTAAACCGTACCAAACTCAAGGAGTTCTCGAAGAAAACGGTTTTGGGCGGGAAGAAAATTCAAGAGAGAAGCTACAAATTGAGTTTGAAGAACACACGTTCTGAGGCGATCAAAGCCATTGTCCAGGATCAGATCCCTGTTTCTTCTGACAAGGAAGTAGAGGTGGAATTGCTTGAAAGCGGCAACGCCAAACTCAACAAGGAAACGGGTGTTCTGGAATGGGAAGTGGAGATTCCCGCAGGGCAGACTTGGGAAACCACCTTCACGTTCAGCGTTAAGTACCCGAACGAAATGCGTGTTTACATCGATTGA
- a CDS encoding c-type cytochrome, with translation MYKYSIVIIAFVVCSGFAASKFLNPTPYDPNTPVSSILLALGDEMPEHYVGTQNMEKMGLGKDIVQLGGPWMNGKNEYRVSEYFVCTDCHNVLPESKYADDNDPDSRLKYSMEFNQPYLPGSTFYGIMNRTSWFNGDNEKKYGIELIGPARHSLKNAINLCSKECSVGRELTDEEMEGVLNYFSAIELKLKDLNLSDDELKQISKSGQTPEEKAANIKLIKSKYIEGYPATFVDEIPTKDRQMGEKGNLENGKWIFENSCLHCHGPGKVTKKTVFGSGEDMKDFDWLVKYFKKSNGGSVYFITRHGTESKEKTPEYMPIYSKEKLSNSQIEDLAAYILAESKK, from the coding sequence ATGTACAAGTATTCCATCGTCATCATTGCCTTCGTGGTATGCAGCGGTTTTGCTGCCAGTAAATTCCTCAACCCAACCCCATACGACCCGAACACGCCAGTAAGCAGTATCCTTCTTGCTCTTGGGGATGAGATGCCGGAGCATTATGTGGGGACACAGAACATGGAAAAGATGGGGCTGGGCAAGGATATTGTGCAGTTGGGCGGTCCGTGGATGAACGGCAAGAACGAGTATCGTGTGTCTGAATATTTTGTTTGCACCGACTGTCATAATGTACTGCCAGAATCCAAGTATGCGGATGATAACGACCCGGATAGCCGACTGAAATATTCCATGGAGTTCAATCAGCCGTATCTGCCTGGTTCTACATTCTATGGAATTATGAACCGCACCAGTTGGTTCAATGGTGATAATGAGAAGAAGTACGGAATCGAATTGATCGGGCCTGCAAGACACAGTTTGAAGAATGCGATCAATCTATGTTCAAAGGAATGTTCTGTTGGCCGAGAACTTACAGATGAGGAAATGGAAGGTGTGCTCAATTATTTCAGTGCCATTGAATTGAAATTGAAAGATCTGAATCTATCTGATGACGAGTTGAAGCAGATCTCAAAATCTGGGCAGACGCCTGAAGAAAAGGCTGCCAACATCAAGTTGATCAAATCGAAGTATATTGAGGGTTATCCTGCAACGTTTGTTGATGAGATTCCCACCAAAGACCGTCAGATGGGCGAGAAGGGGAATTTGGAGAACGGAAAATGGATCTTCGAGAACAGTTGTCTGCATTGCCATGGACCAGGAAAAGTGACCAAGAAGACCGTCTTCGGAAGCGGGGAGGATATGAAAGATTTTGACTGGCTGGTAAAGTATTTCAAGAAAAGCAATGGCGGTTCGGTGTACTTCATCACACGCCACGGAACGGAGTCGAAGGAGAAGACCCCCGAATACATGCCGATCTACTCCAAAGAGAAGTTGAGCAATTCACAGATCGAGGATCTGGCGGCTTACATTCTTGCAGAGAGCAAGAAGTAA
- a CDS encoding NifU family protein, with protein sequence MDKELKEKVESALESMRPFLAADGGDMELVNITDDMVVQLRLLGSCKTCNMSEMTLKAGVEEAVKRSVPQITAVEAIAH encoded by the coding sequence ATGGATAAGGAGTTAAAAGAAAAGGTTGAGAGCGCGCTCGAGAGCATGCGCCCGTTCTTGGCTGCTGATGGTGGCGACATGGAACTGGTAAACATCACCGATGATATGGTAGTGCAGCTGCGATTATTAGGTTCTTGCAAAACCTGCAACATGAGCGAAATGACACTGAAAGCGGGCGTTGAAGAAGCTGTGAAGCGTTCCGTACCACAGATCACAGCCGTTGAAGCTATCGCTCATTGA
- a CDS encoding 2-oxoacid:ferredoxin oxidoreductase subunit beta yields MAEVLNGAMTAKELETDQEVRWCPGCGDYSILKQVQKVIPELGIKREDIVFISGIGCSSRFPYYMNTYGMHSIHGRAPAVVSGLKSTNPDLSVWMITGDGDSLSIGGNHLIHLLRRNFDINVLLFNNQIYGLTKGQYSPTSEEGKTTKSTPMGSLDHPFNPAALCLGADSTFYARTMDRDPVHMRDILLKASHHKGTSMIEIYQNCNVFNDGAFFGMTDKETKKQQTLFVEHGKPLIFGQNNEFGIKLDGFKPVIVNMDSASADDLWIHDEKDRAKANILARFYGNPATEGELPRPFGVFYSEDRPCYEDLLVNQVEVAKEKFGEGDLNALLRGKNTWTIG; encoded by the coding sequence ATGGCAGAAGTTTTGAATGGCGCAATGACCGCCAAAGAGTTGGAAACCGATCAGGAGGTAAGATGGTGCCCAGGTTGTGGCGACTACTCTATTCTGAAACAAGTGCAGAAGGTAATTCCTGAACTCGGCATCAAGCGCGAGGATATCGTTTTCATTTCGGGCATTGGCTGCAGCAGCCGTTTTCCGTACTACATGAACACGTACGGAATGCACAGCATTCATGGTCGCGCCCCAGCTGTTGTAAGTGGATTGAAATCCACAAATCCTGATTTGAGCGTGTGGATGATCACAGGAGATGGCGATTCACTTTCCATCGGTGGAAACCACTTGATCCATCTTCTCCGAAGAAACTTCGACATAAACGTACTGCTGTTCAATAACCAGATCTATGGCCTGACCAAAGGACAGTATTCGCCAACATCGGAAGAGGGAAAGACCACGAAGTCGACTCCAATGGGTTCATTGGACCATCCATTCAACCCAGCGGCTTTGTGCTTGGGTGCAGATTCAACGTTCTACGCCAGAACCATGGACCGCGACCCTGTTCACATGCGTGACATTCTCCTGAAAGCGAGCCACCACAAAGGCACGAGCATGATCGAGATCTATCAGAACTGTAACGTCTTTAACGATGGTGCATTCTTCGGCATGACCGACAAGGAGACCAAGAAGCAGCAGACGCTATTCGTTGAGCACGGAAAACCGCTGATCTTCGGTCAGAACAATGAGTTCGGAATTAAACTGGATGGATTCAAGCCCGTGATCGTGAATATGGATTCAGCAAGTGCAGATGACCTTTGGATCCATGATGAGAAAGATCGCGCCAAAGCGAATATCCTGGCGCGTTTCTACGGAAATCCTGCCACAGAAGGGGAACTTCCAAGGCCGTTCGGAGTTTTCTATTCTGAAGACAGACCTTGCTATGAGGATCTTTTGGTCAACCAAGTTGAAGTTGCCAAAGAGAAATTTGGAGAAGGCGACCTGAATGCGCTTCTGAGAGGAAAAAACACGTGGACGATCGGCTGA
- a CDS encoding 2-oxoacid:acceptor oxidoreductase subunit alpha, whose translation MPPTNTSMSATLETTKEITILFAGDSGDGIQLTGTQFTDTNALFGNDLSTFPNFPAEIRAPQGTLAGVSGFQLHFGSIEIFTPGDECDALVVMNVAALKANLKSLKKGGIIIANTDGFDAKNLRLAKVESGISPLEDGSLSNYKVYPIEVTKLTRECLKDSGLGTKDIDRTKNMFVLGFVLWMFDRTLDPTIKFVSEKFKKKPEIVDANVKVLKAGYHYGDTTETATTRFSVDKAEMPKGTYRNMMGNQATALGLIAASKRSGLELFYGSYPITPASDVLHELAKHKNFGVKTFQAEDEIAAVASAIGASFGGALGVTASSGPGIALKGEAIGLALMLELPLVIVNVQRGGPSTGLPTKTEQADLLQAVYGRNGEAPVAVVAAATPADCFNMAFEACRLAVQHMTPVFFLSDGYLANGAEPWKFPTEDELPSFKGNFATPSDLKDGEYLPYERDENLVRKWAIPGTLGLEHRVGGIEKQDGTGNISYDPDNHQHMVNTRAQKVANIAKNVPLQDIELGSKTGKVLVLGWGSTYGAIKAAVKDLTEEGHSVSHAHVRYLFPFPQNFEEVLRSFDTVLIPEMNMGQLRMMIRSEFLIPAVGLNKVKGIPFTKGEIKNKVLELLDQLIK comes from the coding sequence TTGCCGCCCACAAACACAAGTATGTCCGCAACGTTAGAAACGACCAAAGAAATAACCATCCTGTTTGCCGGTGATTCCGGAGATGGAATTCAGCTTACAGGAACGCAGTTTACCGACACCAACGCGCTTTTCGGAAACGACCTGAGCACCTTCCCGAATTTCCCTGCGGAGATCCGTGCCCCGCAAGGAACACTGGCGGGAGTTTCAGGATTCCAACTTCACTTCGGAAGTATTGAGATTTTCACTCCGGGTGATGAGTGCGATGCGCTGGTTGTGATGAATGTGGCCGCGCTGAAGGCCAATCTCAAAAGCCTGAAAAAAGGCGGGATCATCATTGCCAACACAGATGGTTTCGATGCCAAGAATCTTCGGTTGGCGAAGGTTGAAAGCGGCATCAGTCCGTTGGAAGATGGTTCGTTGAGCAACTATAAGGTCTATCCGATAGAGGTTACAAAACTTACCCGCGAATGTTTGAAAGACAGCGGTCTTGGCACTAAAGACATCGACCGAACCAAGAACATGTTCGTGCTTGGTTTTGTGCTGTGGATGTTCGATAGAACGTTGGATCCGACCATCAAATTCGTTTCGGAGAAATTCAAAAAGAAGCCTGAAATAGTGGACGCCAACGTCAAGGTGCTTAAGGCTGGTTACCACTACGGTGACACGACCGAAACGGCCACAACCCGTTTCAGCGTGGACAAAGCGGAGATGCCGAAAGGCACGTATCGCAACATGATGGGAAATCAGGCCACCGCATTAGGGCTCATTGCCGCTTCCAAACGTTCTGGTCTGGAGTTGTTCTACGGAAGTTATCCGATAACACCAGCTTCTGATGTATTGCATGAACTTGCCAAGCACAAGAATTTCGGTGTAAAGACTTTTCAGGCGGAAGATGAAATTGCCGCTGTGGCTTCGGCCATCGGGGCGTCTTTTGGTGGCGCGTTGGGCGTTACTGCATCCAGCGGACCTGGAATTGCGTTGAAAGGCGAAGCCATAGGACTGGCCTTGATGCTGGAACTTCCGTTGGTTATTGTAAACGTGCAACGTGGTGGTCCATCAACCGGACTTCCAACCAAAACAGAGCAAGCCGACCTGCTTCAAGCAGTTTACGGAAGAAACGGTGAAGCGCCAGTAGCAGTTGTTGCGGCAGCTACGCCAGCCGATTGTTTCAATATGGCTTTTGAAGCTTGCCGATTGGCCGTGCAACACATGACGCCTGTATTCTTCCTCTCGGATGGTTATCTGGCAAATGGTGCAGAGCCTTGGAAATTCCCAACGGAAGATGAATTGCCATCCTTCAAAGGAAACTTCGCAACGCCAAGTGACCTGAAAGACGGAGAATATTTGCCTTACGAACGCGATGAGAATCTGGTGCGCAAATGGGCAATCCCTGGAACACTTGGTCTGGAGCATCGAGTTGGCGGAATTGAGAAGCAGGACGGAACGGGCAACATCAGCTACGATCCGGACAACCACCAGCACATGGTGAACACCCGTGCTCAGAAAGTGGCAAACATTGCCAAGAATGTTCCATTACAGGATATTGAGCTTGGCTCAAAAACCGGAAAAGTGTTGGTTCTTGGTTGGGGCTCAACTTACGGAGCTATCAAGGCTGCGGTGAAAGACCTGACGGAAGAAGGACATTCGGTTTCGCACGCACATGTGCGCTATCTGTTTCCGTTCCCTCAGAATTTTGAAGAAGTACTGAGAAGTTTTGACACAGTTCTGATCCCTGAAATGAACATGGGACAACTGCGAATGATGATTCGAAGTGAATTCCTGATCCCAGCAGTTGGCTTGAACAAGGTGAAGGGAATTCCTTTCACCAAGGGTGAGATCAAGAATAAGGTGTTGGAGTTATTGGATCAGTTAATTAAGTAA